CGTAGAGCTTTTCTGAACTTAAAATCACAGTTTGAAAGTAACCATCCATTTAAGGTTCCTAAGCCACCTCCAAATAAACTTGTGAGTGCTAAAACTTTTAACGTGCCTAGTACTTCTTCTCCTCCTGCAATACCTAATGAAAAATTTCCGCTTAAAACATATTTAACTCCTTCAATTAGAAAATTGAATATTGGAGTGATTATTAAGATTGCAGCAATAAACGAGGTGATATAAAAAAGTTTTAATTCGCTTATTGTTTGTTTTAATCTTTTAATAAGTATTTTCAAAAATTAATTAAGTCCTACTATGTATTCTTATGTGAATTAAATCTACATGATGAAAGTTGATCTTTAATAGTTTGATGATCTAAGTTTTTGCCAATTAATACTATCTTATTAGATCTTTCTTTTGTCCATTCATCATCATCTAGAGAAAACCTTTTTCCAGATAGGTGAAAAATATGTTTTCTTTCACTTTCCATAAACCATAATATTCCTTTTGCTCTAAATACATTTTGTGATATTTGATTATCTAAGAAATATTGAAATTTCCTCAAAGAAAATGGTTCAGATGTCTCATATGAAACTGATGTAAATCCCTCGATATTATTGATCAAATCGTGCGAATGAGAGGAGTGATCGTGTGAATTCTCTTTTACATTTTTCTTCTCGAATTGAAAAGTATCTGTTTCAAAAATACCAACACTCATTATAGTTTGTAAGCTTACTTCACTATTAGTTGACCTTAAAATCCTAGGCTCTTTTTTTATATTATTTATAAAAGTTTCTACTTTCTTTAATTGTTCTTCTTTCACTAAATCACATTTATTTAGAAGGAGGATATCTCCGTATAAAATTTGAGAATATGCAACACTTGTATTATTTATTTCAAAATCAAAATTTTCCCCATCAATAACAGTGATGATCGAATCTAATCTTACTTTTTCTCTCAGATCACCAGCCGCAAAAGTCATAGCTACTGGTAATGGATCTGCTAGCCCAGTAGTCTCAACAATTAAATAGTCTATTTTCTCAGCTCTTTCTAAAACTTTGGCTACTGTATTTAATAATTCACCATTGATAGAGCAACATATACATCCATTATTTAATTCGATCATATCTTCTGAGCCCTCTATTATTAAGTCATTATCTATTCCGATCTCTCCAAATTCGTTAACCAAAACAGCTGTTTTAATACCAACTTGATTTTTTAAAATATGGTTTAAAAGTGTAGTTTTGCCAGATCCTAAAAATCCACTAATAATCGTAACAGGTAATAACTTTTTAGACATTTTGAGTATTTAAAAAAACAAGTTTGTAAATTTATTGATCGAAAATTTTGTTTATTTCTGAGGCTAATGTTTGATCCAGATTTGTAACACCTCCCAAATCATGCGTATATAATTTTATTAATACTTTTGCATAAACATTTTCCCAGTTAGGATGATGGTTATATTTTTCACACATTAAAGCAACCTTAGTCATAAAAGCGAAAGCTTCAATAAAATTTGAGAAATTAAATTCTCTTTGGATTTGTGTAGGTTTAATTTCCCAGCCAGGTATTTTGAAAACTAATTCATTCAATTCTCCATCCTGCAAAAGGTAGGGTTCCATTAAAAAACTAATATCATTTATCACATTATAAATATCTTATATTTTGTCACCAATTATATGTACATTTATAATTCTTTCCTTTTGATCAAATCTATGTTCCCATAAATAAACTGCTTGCCATGTACCAAGAATTATTTTGCTGTCTTGAAAACTTAAAGACAAACAAGTGTTTGTTAGGGATGTTTTAATATGTGCTGGCATATCGTCGGAACCCTCTTGATAATGCTTATATGATATTTCTTCTCTTTCTTTTGTTAGGGTTAAGTAGGAATCATAAGGAACTATAGATTGCATATATTTTTTTAGATCCCTTAGTACGTTTGGATCTGCGTTTTCATTAATAGTTAAGCTGCAACTAGTGTGAAGTGAGGTTAAATTAAGGATACCAGAATGAAAATTATTTTTTTTAATATAAAAATTTAAATCATTTGTGATATCTATAAAACCTTCACCGTGGGTTATGAATTTTAATTTTGAAAATACTTGTTCCATATAATTTAAAACTTAGTTAATCAATATCCTATTATGGATAAAGATGTATGGTTTTATGCAGACATTAAAATTTTTATCTTAAAATAAATGTAATTAAGATTTAAATTTTGGCTGAAACTCAATGGAATAAGCTGGGTGCTTATCTTAAAGAAACACAAATATTAGGTTCAATCCAAAATTCACTTTATTGGGATCAAAATACTGGTATGCCTAAGAAAGGAGCTTCTTGGAGGTCTGAACAACTTACTTATATTGCAAAAGTATTGCATAAAAGAAATTCTTCAGAGGAATTTTCTAACTTAATTCAATCTGCTAAAAAAGAACTATTAGATATTGAACGAAATTCCGATAATCAACTTTTTATTCAAGATAAAGAAAGGAATATTAATCTTTTATTGAAGGAATTTAATAGAGAAAGAAATTTAGATCCTAAATTAGTTGAGTCTTTGGCAAAGGCAAAATCTAAAGGGTATGAAAGCTGGCAAGAAGCTAAGAAAAAATCCGATTTTAAAATTTTTCTTCCATTCTTTGAAGAATTAGTCAAATTGCGCATTGAAGAGGCAAAACAAATATCTGATCAATATTCTCACTGGGAGACATTAGCTCAACCCTTTGAACCTGAACTAACTTTGAAATGGCTAAATAAAATGTTTCAACCATTGAAAGAAACTATCCCAGACTTGATAAGAGGAATTAAAAAGTCAAAAAAAAGTCATTGGGATTTAAGTCCAGAATCTCAACAAAATTTATGTTCTAAATTACTTGATGAGTTTGGGAGAGATAAAGATCTTGTCGTTGTTGATAAATCTCCTCATCCTTTCTCGATTACATTAGGACCTAATGATTTTAGAATTACTACAAGAATTGTTGAAGGTGAACCATTATCAAGTTTTCTAGCAACTGCACATGAGTGGGGACATTCAATTTATGAGCAGGGTTTGCCATCTCAAAGTCATCAATGGTTTGCTTGGCCTTTAGGTCAAGCAACTTCTATGGGAATTCATGAAAGTCAATCTTTATTTTGGGAAAATAGAATAGTCAAATCCAAATCTTTTTCAAAAAGATTTTTTAAAAAATTTGTTTCGGCTGGATGTTCTCTAAATAATTATTTAGAGCTCTGGAAGTCCATTAATCATTTGGAAGCAGGCTTAAATAGGGTTGAAGCAGATGAGTTAACTTATGGCTTACATATATTAATAAGAACCGAACTTGAAATAGATTTAATAGAGGGAGGGTTACCTGCTGAAGATATCCCAACAGAATGGAATAAAAGATATCATGATCTCTTAGGAATAAAACCATCTAATGATTCAGAAGGTTGTCTTCAAGATGTTCATTGGAGTGAAGGAGCGTTTGGATATTTCCCCTCATATTTGTTAGGGCATCTTATAAGCGCACAAATTTCAAATCAAATGGAGAGAGACGTTGGGTTGATTGATAACTTAGTTGAAAATGGTGAATATCAAAAAATCATCTTCTGGTTAAAAAATAATATACACAAATATGGCAGATCAGTAAATTCTATGGAGTTGGTTAGATCTGTAACTAATGAAGAACTGTCTCCTAAGTATTTTATTAACCATTTAAGGTCTAAATTAGATGATTTTTGCTAAAACATTACTTTTAAAGAATTTGGTTGGGTATGAGGATGTAAGATAAACAAAAATAATTTCTTGATGGCAAATCTTAATCAACCTCCAAGTAGGGTTACACCAAATCTATTACATATACTAAATGCTTTCACTGATAGCTCAAATTCAATAGTTAATACTATTGTTGAATTGAATTCTAATACCATAAATAAATATGAATTAATTACAGAAACGGGTCATCTTAAACTTGACAGAGTGGGTTATTCCTCACTTGCGTATCCATTCGCTTATGGATGTATACCAAGAACTTGGGATGAAGATGGCGATCCACTTGATATAGAAATTGTTGGAGTAACTGAGCCATTGATTCCTGGATCTATTGTCGAGGCAAGGATTATTGGGGTGATGAAATTTGATGATGGTGGAGAAGTAGATGATAAGGTAATTGCAGTTCTGGCAGACGATAAAAGAATGGACCATATCTCAAGTTTTGAAGACCTTGGAGAGCATTGGTTAAAAGAAACTAAGTATTATTGGGAACACTACAAAGATCTAAAAAAACCAGGAACATGTACTGTTAATGGTTTTTTTGGGATAAAAGAAGCTGTTGAAGTAATAAAAGATTGTGAAGATAGATATACAAAAGAAATTGATCCTATGCTAATACACTAACTAATTATCTAATTTTAGTTTTCTCTAAATTGTTCAAATATTTCGTTCAGTATTTCTTCGGCACCTTGGAGCTTTAGTCTTTTAGCGAGTTCTTTGCCTACTTCTTCAGGATCATTAATATTGCCGATATATTCATCTTTAATTAGCCTTTCTCCATCGAGAGATGCAACCATTCCAGTAAGGCAAAGTTGTTCATTTTGAATTTTACTATTCACACCTATTGGGACCTGACATCCCCCTTCTAGCTCTCTTAAAAATGATCTCTCTGCTAAGCATCTTTGACTAGTGGGTTTATCTTCTAAGACATTTATAATTTCTAAAACCTTTTTATCATCAGATTTACATTCAATACCCAGTGCTCCTTGACCAACAGCATGAAGGGAAATTTCATCTGGAATAATCTGATGGATTCTTGATTCAAAGCCTAATCTCTTTAATCCAGCTGCAGCAAGAATTATGCAATCAAATTCTTCTGCATCTAATTTTTCTAGCCTTGTAATAACATTTCCCCTTATATCTTTAAATACAAGATGTGGATATTTATTTCTTAATTGTGCAAGTCTTCTAAGAGAGCTTGTTCCAACAATTGAACCTGCTGGTAAAGTTTCTAATTTATAACAATTATTTTTTTTGTTTACTACTAATGCATCAGCAGGGTCTTCTCTTTTTGTTATACATCCTAATGTAAGGCCACTGGGTAAATTTGTTGGTAAATCTTTTAGAGAATGTACTGCTATATCTGCACGGCCGACAAGCATTTGTGATTCAAGTTCTTTTGTAAATAAGCCTTTGTCACCGATTTTTGCTAATGCTACATCAAGGATTTTGTCACCTTGAGTTGCCATTGCCTCAACTAGTACCTCTAAATTAGGAATATTCTTTTCTAGTTGATCTTTAACCCATAATGTTTGAACCATTGCTAGTTTACTTCTTCTACTAGCTATTTTCAGCTTAAATTTAGTCATTAAATATTATTTTGAATTTGAATAAAATTACGTCGAATTTATTTTAAGCTATTCTTTTGCAAGTTTCTAAAGCTGAAAATTATATTTAACTTTTTTTATTTTATATATTCTTTTAAAACCCCATTTCGATTTGGATGTCTCAGCTTTCTAAGAGCTTTTGCTTCTATTTGTCTGATTCTTTCTCTTGTTACATCAAATATCTGTCCAATTTCTTCGAGAGTTTTCATTCTTCCGTCATCAATTCCATATCTCAACCTAAGCACATCTCTTTCTCTTGGACTTAAAGTCGCTAAAACGCCTTCTAAATCTTCTCTTAATAAAGTTTTAGAAACATCTTGCTCTGGATTTTCTATATCAGCCTCTATAAAGTCTCCAAGTCTTGAGTCTTCTTCTTTACCTATTGGAGTCTCTAAAGAAATAGGTAGCTGGGCACTTTTAGCTATGAATCTTAATTTTTCAATTGTCATTTCCATACTCTCAGCTATTTCTTCTTCGCTAGGTTTTCTCCCAAATTCTTGGCTAAGAACCTTTGTGGTTTTTTTAATTCTAGAAATTGTCTCATATAAGTGAACAGGCAGTCTAATAGTCCTACTTTGGTCTGCTATTGCTCTAGTAATAGCTTGGCGAATCCACCAAGTAGCATAAGTAGAGAATTTATAACCTTTTTCATGGTCAAATTTTTCCGCTGCCCTGATAAGACCTAAACTTCCTTCTTGTATTAAATCTTGAAATGATAATCCTCTATTCATATATTTTTTTGCTATCGAAACAACTAATCTTAAATTTGATTGAACCATTTTTTCTTTTGCTCTTCTTCCTAAAAGAAGTCTTCTTCTGAATTTTGGAAGAGGCATATCTATTAATTCAGCCCATTCTCTTACTGAAGGGAAATGGCCTTTTTCTGATTCATATTGAGTTGCTAGTTCTTCAAGTTGGAGTAAGTCGGCGATTTTTCGTGCAAGTTCAATTTCTTCATCTGGTCTTAATAGCCTAATTCTGCCAATTTCTTGTAAATAAACTCTTATTGAATCTTCTGTGTATATACCTTTAGGGCCAAGCTTTATGTTCCCAAGGCCTTTATCTTCATCATCAGAATCACTAAATTCACTATTAGTTTCTATTTCGCTTTCGCTTGAATTAGAGGATGTCTGCAAATTTTGGCTAATGATATTACTTTCTTCTTCAACTTCTCTTTCAAGATTGGTATTAATTTTTTTATTAATCTTTTTTTTTGAGCTTGGCTTGGAATTCTTTGATTCTGCTGCTACTGGACACATGATTAACTCCTTTCTACGGTGAATTTAACTAGATAAAATTTTATTTAGGGCTAATTTGTACATTTAGTAGTAAATTTACCCTTTCTTTGTAAAAGAACTTTTCAGGATTTTTAAAAAAAAGTTTTTTTAAAATTGTTGAAAAATTTAAATAGTGCTATAGATTACCTAAAGTAAAAAGTCTTGGGATTTCTCAGACAGGCAGATCATTTTTTGAATTTTCAGTCATGATCAAAGCTTCATGTCTCCCTTAAGAGCAGGATACTTACATTGTGCAAAAAAACACTTTGTGGAATGTTCAACAATCCAATACTAAGAAAAAGTTTTGAAGCCGGCAAGTAATCAGTTATTAAATATCTCCTATAAATTGGAAATTTTGCTTGATGTAGGTAGTAGTAATGAAAGCTTTTATTATTTAGATGGAAATAATCTTGGGGCAGAAGTTGGAGATATTGTAACTGTGAGACTAAGAGGGAGATTATTAAATGGGTTGGTGATCTCCAAAAAAAACTTTTCGACAATCAATAATGATGAAGTAAATATTACCGAAGGAAAAAGTATAAGATATTTGTCTGTTGAGAGTATTTTGCAGAAAAAAATAATTGATGACTCTTGGAGAGAATTGATAGAGTCCCTGGCCTCTTTTTATATGGTTAGTAATTTAAAAATGTTTAAAACTGCATTTCCTCCTGGCTGGATTGGTAAATATAAAAATTTTTCTAAAGGTTTAAAAGAGCAAATTTGGATTGAAACTAAAAAAGAATTTGATATTAAGAAAAATAGATTAACCAAAAAACAATTTTTTTTAATGAATACTTTGCCTGAAAAAGGTAATTGGCAAAGTGAATTAATAAAGTCTGGTTTTAATTACACTCTAATCAACTCAATGGTCAGTAAAAAATACCTTGTTAAATCTAAAAGAATAAAAAATATAAATATTAAGTTAAATTCCTTTTTAAATGATCATATTGCAACGAAAAAACCAAATCTTACTAATGAACAAAAAATTGCATTTCACGAATTTCA
This sequence is a window from Prochlorococcus marinus XMU1419. Protein-coding genes within it:
- the hemC gene encoding hydroxymethylbilane synthase gives rise to the protein MTKFKLKIASRRSKLAMVQTLWVKDQLEKNIPNLEVLVEAMATQGDKILDVALAKIGDKGLFTKELESQMLVGRADIAVHSLKDLPTNLPSGLTLGCITKREDPADALVVNKKNNCYKLETLPAGSIVGTSSLRRLAQLRNKYPHLVFKDIRGNVITRLEKLDAEEFDCIILAAAGLKRLGFESRIHQIIPDEISLHAVGQGALGIECKSDDKKVLEIINVLEDKPTSQRCLAERSFLRELEGGCQVPIGVNSKIQNEQLCLTGMVASLDGERLIKDEYIGNINDPEEVGKELAKRLKLQGAEEILNEIFEQFREN
- a CDS encoding inorganic diphosphatase — protein: MANLNQPPSRVTPNLLHILNAFTDSSNSIVNTIVELNSNTINKYELITETGHLKLDRVGYSSLAYPFAYGCIPRTWDEDGDPLDIEIVGVTEPLIPGSIVEARIIGVMKFDDGGEVDDKVIAVLADDKRMDHISSFEDLGEHWLKETKYYWEHYKDLKKPGTCTVNGFFGIKEAVEVIKDCEDRYTKEIDPMLIH
- the rpoD gene encoding RNA polymerase sigma factor RpoD gives rise to the protein MCPVAAESKNSKPSSKKKINKKINTNLEREVEEESNIISQNLQTSSNSSESEIETNSEFSDSDDEDKGLGNIKLGPKGIYTEDSIRVYLQEIGRIRLLRPDEEIELARKIADLLQLEELATQYESEKGHFPSVREWAELIDMPLPKFRRRLLLGRRAKEKMVQSNLRLVVSIAKKYMNRGLSFQDLIQEGSLGLIRAAEKFDHEKGYKFSTYATWWIRQAITRAIADQSRTIRLPVHLYETISRIKKTTKVLSQEFGRKPSEEEIAESMEMTIEKLRFIAKSAQLPISLETPIGKEEDSRLGDFIEADIENPEQDVSKTLLREDLEGVLATLSPRERDVLRLRYGIDDGRMKTLEEIGQIFDVTRERIRQIEAKALRKLRHPNRNGVLKEYIK
- a CDS encoding carboxypeptidase M32; the encoded protein is MAETQWNKLGAYLKETQILGSIQNSLYWDQNTGMPKKGASWRSEQLTYIAKVLHKRNSSEEFSNLIQSAKKELLDIERNSDNQLFIQDKERNINLLLKEFNRERNLDPKLVESLAKAKSKGYESWQEAKKKSDFKIFLPFFEELVKLRIEEAKQISDQYSHWETLAQPFEPELTLKWLNKMFQPLKETIPDLIRGIKKSKKSHWDLSPESQQNLCSKLLDEFGRDKDLVVVDKSPHPFSITLGPNDFRITTRIVEGEPLSSFLATAHEWGHSIYEQGLPSQSHQWFAWPLGQATSMGIHESQSLFWENRIVKSKSFSKRFFKKFVSAGCSLNNYLELWKSINHLEAGLNRVEADELTYGLHILIRTELEIDLIEGGLPAEDIPTEWNKRYHDLLGIKPSNDSEGCLQDVHWSEGAFGYFPSYLLGHLISAQISNQMERDVGLIDNLVENGEYQKIIFWLKNNIHKYGRSVNSMELVRSVTNEELSPKYFINHLRSKLDDFC
- a CDS encoding secondary thiamine-phosphate synthase enzyme YjbQ — protein: MEQVFSKLKFITHGEGFIDITNDLNFYIKKNNFHSGILNLTSLHTSCSLTINENADPNVLRDLKKYMQSIVPYDSYLTLTKEREEISYKHYQEGSDDMPAHIKTSLTNTCLSLSFQDSKIILGTWQAVYLWEHRFDQKERIINVHIIGDKI
- a CDS encoding CobW family GTP-binding protein, which codes for MSKKLLPVTIISGFLGSGKTTLLNHILKNQVGIKTAVLVNEFGEIGIDNDLIIEGSEDMIELNNGCICCSINGELLNTVAKVLERAEKIDYLIVETTGLADPLPVAMTFAAGDLREKVRLDSIITVIDGENFDFEINNTSVAYSQILYGDILLLNKCDLVKEEQLKKVETFINNIKKEPRILRSTNSEVSLQTIMSVGIFETDTFQFEKKNVKENSHDHSSHSHDLINNIEGFTSVSYETSEPFSLRKFQYFLDNQISQNVFRAKGILWFMESERKHIFHLSGKRFSLDDDEWTKERSNKIVLIGKNLDHQTIKDQLSSCRFNSHKNT
- a CDS encoding 4a-hydroxytetrahydrobiopterin dehydratase, with product MEPYLLQDGELNELVFKIPGWEIKPTQIQREFNFSNFIEAFAFMTKVALMCEKYNHHPNWENVYAKVLIKLYTHDLGGVTNLDQTLASEINKIFDQ